The following proteins are co-located in the Halarcobacter sp. genome:
- a CDS encoding cold-shock protein produces the protein MATLVNGTVKWFNSEKGFGFIEQENGGKDVFVHYRQINKSGYGRVSLEDGQKVTFEIAESDKGLQAENVTAI, from the coding sequence ATGGCAACATTAGTAAATGGAACTGTAAAATGGTTCAATAGTGAAAAAGGTTTCGGTTTTATCGAACAAGAAAATGGTGGGAAAGATGTATTTGTACACTATAGACAAATTAATAAATCAGGATACGGTAGAGTTTCACTAGAAGATGGACAAAAAGTAACTTTCGAAATTGCAGAAAGTGACAAAGGTCTACAAGCAGAAAACGTTACTGCTATATAA
- a CDS encoding N-acetyltransferase family protein yields MLVRDANISDFDEITNIYNYYIKNTVITFEEELVSKEEMIKRFEKLKNTKLPWIVAQVDGKIVGYAYAHFWHDRSAYRFTVEPSVYLNHEFIGKGAGKILYKQLIEQLKSLGIKNLLSLITVPNEASIGLHKKFGFEKVGHLPDVGFKFDKWLCVEFWQLKL; encoded by the coding sequence ATGTTAGTTAGAGATGCGAATATTTCTGATTTTGATGAAATTACAAACATATATAATTATTATATTAAAAATACTGTTATAACATTTGAAGAAGAATTAGTTTCAAAAGAAGAGATGATAAAAAGGTTTGAAAAGCTAAAAAATACAAAACTTCCTTGGATAGTAGCTCAAGTTGATGGAAAGATTGTAGGGTATGCATATGCTCATTTTTGGCACGATAGAAGTGCTTATAGGTTTACAGTTGAGCCTTCAGTTTATTTAAACCACGAATTTATAGGTAAAGGTGCAGGAAAAATATTATACAAACAATTAATTGAACAATTAAAAAGTTTAGGTATTAAAAATTTACTTAGTTTAATTACTGTACCAAATGAAGCAAGTATTGGCTTACATAAAAAATTTGGTTTTGAAAAAGTTGGACATTTGCCTGATGTAGGGTTTAAGTTTGATAAGTGGTTATGTGTTGAATTTTGGCAGTTGAAGTTATGA
- a CDS encoding GlsB/YeaQ/YmgE family stress response membrane protein: MNILIFLLIGAIAGWLAGKIMTGGGFGIIGNIAVGIVGAIVGGFVFGLVGIKSAGFIGSIITSTVGAVLLLYIVKIVKK, from the coding sequence ATGAATATTTTAATATTTTTATTAATTGGAGCAATTGCAGGCTGGCTAGCAGGAAAAATCATGACAGGTGGTGGTTTTGGAATAATAGGTAATATTGCTGTAGGTATAGTTGGTGCAATAGTTGGTGGTTTTGTATTTGGTTTAGTAGGAATAAAAAGTGCTGGATTTATAGGTTCAATTATAACTTCTACAGTTGGAGCAGTTTTATTACTTTATATTGTTAAAATTGTAAAAAAATAA
- a CDS encoding pentapeptide repeat-containing protein, whose protein sequence is MNFTTNDYWEEEFENYSDKKLDKIYFDNCTFIKCDFSKSIIDNCKFTECEFINCDLSLSVLKASTFNDIKFDNSKLIGISWSSCDEPFNVQFKTCNLSQNSFHLMDLRRIKFLDSLIKDTGFEECNLENAVFDGCDLEQTVFINNNLKKSNFENSKNYLIDPKYNDIEKAQFSLPEALSFLSLLPIKIK, encoded by the coding sequence ATGAACTTTACTACAAATGATTACTGGGAAGAGGAGTTTGAAAATTATAGTGATAAAAAATTAGATAAGATATATTTTGACAATTGTACTTTTATAAAGTGTGATTTTTCAAAAAGTATTATTGACAATTGTAAGTTTACAGAGTGTGAATTTATCAATTGTGATTTATCACTTAGTGTTTTAAAGGCTTCAACATTTAATGATATAAAATTTGATAATTCAAAACTAATAGGTATTTCTTGGAGTTCTTGTGATGAGCCTTTTAATGTGCAGTTTAAAACTTGCAATTTATCTCAAAACTCTTTTCATTTAATGGACTTAAGAAGGATAAAATTTCTTGATTCTTTGATAAAAGATACTGGATTTGAAGAGTGTAATTTAGAAAATGCAGTTTTTGATGGGTGTGATTTAGAGCAAACTGTGTTTATAAATAATAATTTAAAAAAATCAAACTTTGAAAATTCTAAAAACTATCTAATAGACCCAAAGTACAATGATATAGAAAAAGCACAATTCTCACTACCCGAAGCTTTGAGTTTTCTAAGTTTACTTCCAATAAAAATAAAATAA
- a CDS encoding ATPase P, with the protein MKIDIPGRDDFELKNIVFDYNGTIAIDGKLISGVSESINSLSQDFDFYVITADTYGTVEKELENTNCKVITIGKDSQDICKLDFIKQLGSNTTLSVGNGRNDMLMLKESILGIAILQDEGLCTQTMLNSDILVKSIKDVFSFLGDKNRLIATMRN; encoded by the coding sequence ATGAAAATAGATATTCCAGGAAGAGATGATTTTGAGTTAAAAAATATTGTATTTGATTACAATGGTACAATAGCAATAGATGGAAAACTAATCTCAGGTGTTAGTGAAAGCATAAATTCATTATCTCAAGATTTTGATTTCTATGTTATTACAGCAGATACATATGGTACTGTAGAAAAAGAACTTGAGAATACAAATTGTAAAGTTATAACTATTGGTAAAGATTCACAAGATATTTGTAAATTAGATTTTATAAAGCAGTTAGGTTCAAATACTACTTTAAGTGTTGGAAATGGAAGAAATGATATGTTGATGTTAAAGGAATCTATCCTTGGAATAGCAATATTACAAGATGAAGGTTTATGTACTCAAACTATGTTAAATTCAGATATTTTAGTAAAATCTATAAAAGATGTTTTTTCATTTTTAGGAGATAAAAATAGACTAATTGCAACAATGAGAAATTAG
- a CDS encoding oxidoreductase family protein, whose translation MNSELYQNIGDEFNLGRLVAIETIQVLWSGYGELVRLKFPKKSIIIKHIQLPKSLSHPRGWNTDLSHQRKLHSYEVEVNWYKNFSKQIDKRCRMPLGIKCFQNENEWLLVMEDLASVGYVSNVTYAYKTHLKASLEWLANFHAKYINTKSDIVWSIGTYWHLDTRPDEFELLEDKELKKFAKLIDIELTSCKYQTIVHGDAKLANFCFSSGGDSCAAVDFQYVGHGCGMKDIVYFMSSAVEPEVCEQNEEWILDTYFDALENAIEYYQKNIDIEDLEEEWRPLFSVAWADFQRFLKGWSPNHFKINEYSEELTSKALAYLKNKNLQKEKI comes from the coding sequence CTTGTGGAGTGGTTATGGTGAGCTAGTCCGCCTAAAATTTCCTAAAAAAAGTATTATAATAAAACATATACAACTTCCTAAGTCTTTAAGTCATCCTCGTGGTTGGAATACAGATTTATCCCACCAAAGAAAACTTCACTCATATGAGGTTGAGGTTAATTGGTATAAAAACTTTTCCAAGCAGATTGACAAGAGATGTAGAATGCCACTAGGGATAAAGTGTTTTCAAAATGAAAATGAATGGTTACTTGTCATGGAAGATTTGGCAAGTGTAGGTTATGTATCTAATGTAACTTATGCTTATAAGACTCACCTTAAAGCATCTCTTGAGTGGTTGGCAAATTTTCATGCTAAGTATATAAATACAAAAAGTGATATAGTTTGGAGTATTGGAACATATTGGCATTTGGATACTAGACCTGATGAGTTTGAATTACTAGAAGATAAAGAGTTAAAAAAGTTTGCAAAACTCATTGATATTGAGTTAACTAGTTGCAAATATCAAACAATAGTACATGGGGATGCAAAGTTAGCAAACTTTTGTTTTAGTAGTGGGGGAGATTCTTGTGCAGCTGTTGATTTTCAATATGTAGGTCATGGTTGTGGGATGAAAGATATTGTATATTTTATGAGTAGTGCAGTTGAACCTGAAGTTTGTGAACAAAATGAAGAGTGGATTTTAGACACATATTTTGATGCTTTAGAAAATGCAATAGAATATTATCAAAAGAATATTGATATTGAGGACTTAGAAGAGGAGTGGAGACCTTTGTTTTCTGTTGCATGGGCTGATTTTCAAAGATTTTTAAAAGGTTGGAGTCCAAATCATTTTAAAATCAATGAGTATTCAGAAGAACTTACATCAAAAGCATTAGCTTATTTAAAAAATAAAAATTTACAAAAAGAGAAAATATGA